In a genomic window of Clavelina lepadiformis chromosome 7, kaClaLepa1.1, whole genome shotgun sequence:
- the LOC143464672 gene encoding uncharacterized protein LOC143464672 isoform X4, which produces MEEGDQDQSGSSQANNNLTNSTVLSEKSWEHSWSVAEIRKHAGEWSLAADIGLLKHMKEFATKLTTHAREVSRDVSQLLHDTQLTDAKIQTVTDFFLTLSDSQFIENRVYDEDDSVSKETKEGKTDESKKPKTREEREAELLPRLKEAVQFGVKVIDDAYDVLDIKALDSDSEEDDEDDPLPADDVILEAKDPYVTRPLPYLIGSRNFIDEDDVGVGDLLSSDDLESEAGSVSESEDEIEKPATVSDVSSSDYDSDLSGGSDEEEMTPPPKKKAVTLTSDEDSTSSDEDMFADADAMKSQSDDQDVVKTHERPSKKKNKPKKSQQSNDMFAQDEQEDDLFAPSEGLFGSGGGLFDQPKGDLFEGVENLDDENSLENTSSEEEEKHIEKAPVQKSKPKFAPHGGVSVFGGAIKKGFFNKNENGDESEEEGRTPPDAQNPVKPQTADMFDESDSDDGDLFVSVAKATKKETSTPKQPAVQSSDLFDESENEDDLFDESSSAAAIKEPEDTPPKSKRPTGGVSMFGSGGSALQTALAKASNRRPSTSSAETDSYDDDDDGLFGDKPPPLKSNVSSSSSLTSSKSQTSKSQTPKSSRTQRGLFDESDEDEPIIKPPTSSRKSKEPVQTKSTKPPSNKKGLFDDSESDDDLFSGMKSATSVKPSSAKKPKKKNDLFNDKDPEITSKPEIASSKRNKPKPMKDLFDSDSEEEGDGDLFSASKAKPSAKLEALPTDNDTEAGDVVEKEEEAVIPKKKLAGAVSMFGAAGGELLAAISKQRSHSQLSSASSKGGKLSESSSTIEENKSKVTPAGEASKSPIDALFGDEPSKNFTSADATNVTAKPFSMASATKTTPVTKVSAPTAKSSIGKLQSNLAINPSALLPGAAPKIVSTVDVDAPLESATKTRSRGQAGRRPPSRQARKKIAQNAADDIFAPPPTSVEPIREKTKLFDSSDNKKADEVKEKDKTTSDDLLDGLLSNSKSKSMATANKPKTALPDIFGDDSADDFLQLPKTSKSTTNEIFGDDDDLFKRDSNTSKKLAPTEDPFAVDFDMKSESKSSSVKNAKKKSKKLDLFANDDLFADLDDLPVKSEKTKKNAPVLFEDEDIFGDLDLSSKNKTKNKPKDSTTKSNALAVDNTDDIFGDLTMPTTASTKKSKPKNKAVPKKDLFEDDIDLFGDLPVSKPQSKKATKKSTDAPAKSIFDNDDIFSSIPTTSKTTSAKKTKTKPSQDKTQKDNEDLFDDPLNALLGP; this is translated from the exons ATGGAAGAAGGGGATCAAGATCAAAGTGGTTCCAGCCAAGCAAACAATAACTTAACT AACTCTACTGTGCTCAGTGAAAAATCATGGGAACATTCATGGAGTGTTGCAGAGATAAGAAAGCATGCTGGGGAATGGTCATTGGCAGCTGATATTGGC TTACTCAAGCATATGAAAGAATTTGCAACGAAACTAACTACTCATGCTCGTGAAGTTTCTCGTGATGTATCCCAGCTTCTTCATGATACTCAGCTTACAGACGCTAAAATTCAAACTGTAACTGATTTCTTCTTGACGCTCAGTGACAGCcagtttattgaaaat CGAGTATATGATGAAGATGATTCAGTTTcaaaggaaacaaaagaagGAAAGACTGATGAAAGCAAGAAACCTAAAACCAGAGAGGAAAGAGAAGCTGAACTACTTCCACGG CTAAAAGAAGCAGTACAGTTTGGTGTGAAAGTGATTGATGATGCATATGATGTGCTGGACATCAAGGCTCTGGACTCAGATTCAGAAGAGGATGATGAGGATGATCCTCTTCCTGCAGATGATGTCATACTAGAGGCAAAG GATCCATATGTGACAAGACCACTTCCTTACTTAATTGGAAGCAGAAACTTCATAGACGAAGATGACGTAGGTGTTGGCGATCTACTAAGCTCAG ATGATCTTGAAAGTGAGGCAGGGTCTGTTAGTGAGTCAGAAGACGAGATAGAGAAACCTGCCACCGTTTCCGATGTCTCTTCCAGTGATTATGATAGCGACCTAAGTG GTGGTAGCGATGAAGAAGAGATGACTCCTCCTCCAAAGAAGAAGGCCGTAACACTTACCTCGGATGAAGACTCCACATCAAGTGATGAGGACATGTTCGCAGATGCCGAtgcaatgaagtcacaaagtGATGATCAG gATGTCGTTAAAACTCATGAGCGCCCTTccaagaagaaaaacaagccAAAGAAATCGCAACAAAGCAACG ATATGTTTGCGCAAGATGAGCAAGAAGATGATCTCTTTGCCCCGTCTGAAGGCTTATTTGGATCTGGTGGTGGATTATTCGATCAACCAAAAGGAG ATCTTTTCGAGGGAGTGGAGAACTTGGATGATGAAAATTCCTTGGAAAATACGTCCAGTGAGGAAGAAGAGAAGCACATTGAAAAGGCTCCGGTTCAAAAATCTAAACCAAAGTTTGCTCCCCATGGCGGAGTTTCAGTGTTCGGGGGAGCAATTAAAAAGGGATTTTTTAAT aaaaatgaaaatggtgATGAATCGGAAGAAGAAGGACGGACGCCACCTGATGCACAGAATCCAGTGAAGCCACAAACAGCTGACATGTTTGACGAGAGTGACAGCGATGATGGCGATTTGTTCGTGTCAGTtgcaaaagcaacaaaaaaag aaACAAGTACTCCTAAACAACCTGCTGTTCAGTCAAGTGACTTGTTTGATGAAAGTGAAAATGAGGATGATCTCTTTGATGAAAGCAGTTCAGCTGCCGCAATAAAAG AACCCGAAGATACTCCACCCAAGTCAAAACGTCCAACAGGCGGTGTGTCAATGTTTGGCAGTGGAGGCAGTGCCTTACAAACAGCACTTGCAAAAGCTTCAAACAGACGCCCCTCAACTTCGTCAGCTGAG ACTGATAgttatgatgatgatgatgatggtTTATTCGGTGACAAGCCTCCTCCTCTCAAGAGCAATGTGTCTTCCTCATCATCCCTCACTTCGAGCAAATCTCAAACTTCAAAGAGTCAAACTCCAAAATCCAGTCGCACTCAGCGTGGCCTCTTTGATGAAAGTGATGAAGATGAACCGATCATAAAGCCTCCAACATCATCAAGAAAATCCAAGGAACCTGTTCAGACGAAATCTACGAAGCCTCCGTCAAATAAAAAGGGGTTGTTTGATGACAGTGAAAGTGATGATGACCTTTTCTCTGGAATGAAGTCAGCAACTAGTGTCAAACCATCTTCTGCCAAGAAGCCCAAAAAG AAGAATGACTTGTTTAACGACAAAGACCCCGAGATTACATCGAAGCCGGAAATTGCTTCTTCGAAACGAAACAAGCCAAAGCCAATGAAAG ATTTATTCGATAGCGACAGTGAAGAAGAGGGCGATGGTGACCTCTTTTCTGCTTCTAAGGCAAAACCTTCTGCCAAGTTGGAAGCTTTGCCAACTGATAATGACACGGAAGCAG GTGATGTtgttgaaaaagaagaagaggctGTGATTCCGAAAAAGAAGCTTGCAGGAGCTGTGTCCATGTTTGGAGCAGCTGGTGGGGAACTGCTGGCAGCTATCAGCAAGCAAAG GTCGCATTCACAGTTGTCCAGTGCATCAAGCAAGGGTGGAAAACTCTCTGAATCTTCATCAACAATTGAAGAAAATAAGAGCAAAGTAACTCCAGCAGGTGAAGCTTCGAAATCCCCCATTGATGCTCTCTTTGGTGATGAACCTTCGAAGAATTTCACTTCTGCAGACGCCACAAATGTGACCGCCAAACCATTTTCCATGGCTTCTGCCACTAAAACCACGCCAGTCACTAAAGTATCTGCTCCTACTGCAAAATCAAGTATCGGTAAACTTCAG tCGAACCTGGCAATAAACCCGAGTGCTTTGCTACCGGGTGCAGCACCAAAAATCGTTTCTACAGTTGATGTCGATGCTCCGCTAGAGAGCGCTACGAAGACAAGATCACGTGGACAAGCTGGCAGGAGGCCACCGAGCCGCCAGGCGCGGAAAAAAATTGCTCAAAATGCCGCTGATG ATATTTTTGCACCGCCACCCACCAGCGTTGAACCTATCCGTGAAAAGACAAAATTGTTCGACTCATCTGATAACAAAAAAGCAGATGAAGTTAAAGAAAAGGATAAAACAACTTCAGACGACCTCTTAG ATGGTTTGTTGTCAAATTCGAAAAGTAAATCCATGGCAACAGCAAACAAGCCCAAAACAGCTCTCCCGGATATTTTTG GAGACGACTCCGCGGATGACTTTCTCCAACTTCCGAAAACTTCGAAATCGACAACGAACGAAATATTTGGGGACGACGACGATCTTTTTAAAAGAGACTCCAACACATCTAAGAAGCTAGCGCCGACCGAGGATCCTTTTGCCGTCGATTTCGACATGAAATCGGAGTCCAAATCTTCATCCGTAAAAAATGCCAAAAAGAAGAGCAAGAAATTGGATTTGTTTGCAAATGACGATCTTTTTGCCGATCTGGATGACCTGCCTGTGAAATCCgaaaaaacgaagaaaaatgCTCCTGTGTTGTTTGAG GATGAAGATATCTTCGGTGATCTGGATCTTTCTTCCAAAAAcaagacgaaaaataaaccaaaagaCAGCACTACCAAGTCCAATGCTTTAGCCGTG GACAACACCGACGACATATTTGGCGACCTCACGATGCCGACTACTGCgtcaacaaaaaaatcaaagccAAAAAACAAAGCCGTTCCCAAAAAAGATCTTTTTGAGGATGACATTGACTTATTTGGGGATCTCCCCGTTTCGAAACCGCAGTCGAAAAAGGCGACTAAGAAAAGCACTGACGCGCCAGCTAAATCAATTTTCGACAACG ACGACATTTTTTCGAGCATTCCAACAACGTCAAAAACGACCAGCgcgaaaaaaacaaaaacaaaaccgtCCCAGGACAAGACTCAAAAGGATAATGAAGATTTATTTGACGATCCTCTTAACGCACTGCTTGGGCCATAA
- the LOC143464672 gene encoding uncharacterized protein LOC143464672 isoform X2, with product MNSTVLSEKSWEHSWSVAEIRKHAGEWSLAADIGLLKHMKEFATKLTTHAREVSRDVSQLLHDTQLTDAKIQTVTDFFLTLSDSQFIENRVYDEDDSVSKETKEGKTDESKKPKTREEREAELLPRLKEAVQFGVKVIDDAYDVLDIKALDSDSEEDDEDDPLPADDVILEAKDPYVTRPLPYLIGSRNFIDEDDVGVGDLLSSDDLESEAGSVSESEDEIEKPATVSDVSSSDYDSDLSGGSDEEEMTPPPKKKAVTLTSDEDSTSSDEDMFADADAMKSQSDDQDVVKTHERPSKKKNKPKKSQQSNDMFAQDEQEDDLFAPSEGLFGSGGGLFDQPKGDLFEGVENLDDENSLENTSSEEEEKHIEKAPVQKSKPKFAPHGGVSVFGGAIKKGFFNKNENGDESEEEGRTPPDAQNPVKPQTADMFDESDSDDGDLFVSVAKATKKETSTPKQPAVQSSDLFDESENEDDLFDESSSAAAIKEPEDTPPKSKRPTGGVSMFGSGGSALQTALAKASNRRPSTSSAEAKANNSATRQSGTINLSKNTNVLSSNRKSLFSTDSDDNQLFGPTPSKSKTKKPSEKKEKLINKRGLFMNSESSDEDLFNSANKSKSSPLTSKNQRTASIKNVNSKNSNQFEKTRKISNDFFPDAADNDLPTKKQSQPKAAVKNSSKANLFSTIGSDNDENDLFASSIKSSSKSKPTSSSLKLTDSYDDDDDGLFGDKPPPLKSNVSSSSSLTSSKSQTSKSQTPKSSRTQRGLFDESDEDEPIIKPPTSSRKSKEPVQTKSTKPPSNKKGLFDDSESDDDLFSGMKSATSVKPSSAKKPKKKNDLFNDKDPEITSKPEIASSKRNKPKPMKDLFDSDSEEEGDGDLFSASKAKPSAKLEALPTDNDTEAGDVVEKEEEAVIPKKKLAGAVSMFGAAGGELLAAISKQRSHSQLSSASSKGGKLSESSSTIEENKSKVTPAGEASKSPIDALFGDEPSKNFTSADATNVTAKPFSMASATKTTPVTKVSAPTAKSSIGKLQSNLAINPSALLPGAAPKIVSTVDVDAPLESATKTRSRGQAGRRPPSRQARKKIAQNAADDIFAPPPTSVEPIREKTKLFDSSDNKKADEVKEKDKTTSDDLLDGLLSNSKSKSMATANKPKTALPDIFGDDSADDFLQLPKTSKSTTNEIFGDDDDLFKRDSNTSKKLAPTEDPFAVDFDMKSESKSSSVKNAKKKSKKLDLFANDDLFADLDDLPVKSEKTKKNAPVLFEDEDIFGDLDLSSKNKTKNKPKDSTTKSNALAVDNTDDIFGDLTMPTTASTKKSKPKNKAVPKKDLFEDDIDLFGDLPVSKPQSKKATKKSTDAPAKSIFDNDDIFSSIPTTSKTTSAKKTKTKPSQDKTQKDNEDLFDDPLNALLGP from the exons ATG AACTCTACTGTGCTCAGTGAAAAATCATGGGAACATTCATGGAGTGTTGCAGAGATAAGAAAGCATGCTGGGGAATGGTCATTGGCAGCTGATATTGGC TTACTCAAGCATATGAAAGAATTTGCAACGAAACTAACTACTCATGCTCGTGAAGTTTCTCGTGATGTATCCCAGCTTCTTCATGATACTCAGCTTACAGACGCTAAAATTCAAACTGTAACTGATTTCTTCTTGACGCTCAGTGACAGCcagtttattgaaaat CGAGTATATGATGAAGATGATTCAGTTTcaaaggaaacaaaagaagGAAAGACTGATGAAAGCAAGAAACCTAAAACCAGAGAGGAAAGAGAAGCTGAACTACTTCCACGG CTAAAAGAAGCAGTACAGTTTGGTGTGAAAGTGATTGATGATGCATATGATGTGCTGGACATCAAGGCTCTGGACTCAGATTCAGAAGAGGATGATGAGGATGATCCTCTTCCTGCAGATGATGTCATACTAGAGGCAAAG GATCCATATGTGACAAGACCACTTCCTTACTTAATTGGAAGCAGAAACTTCATAGACGAAGATGACGTAGGTGTTGGCGATCTACTAAGCTCAG ATGATCTTGAAAGTGAGGCAGGGTCTGTTAGTGAGTCAGAAGACGAGATAGAGAAACCTGCCACCGTTTCCGATGTCTCTTCCAGTGATTATGATAGCGACCTAAGTG GTGGTAGCGATGAAGAAGAGATGACTCCTCCTCCAAAGAAGAAGGCCGTAACACTTACCTCGGATGAAGACTCCACATCAAGTGATGAGGACATGTTCGCAGATGCCGAtgcaatgaagtcacaaagtGATGATCAG gATGTCGTTAAAACTCATGAGCGCCCTTccaagaagaaaaacaagccAAAGAAATCGCAACAAAGCAACG ATATGTTTGCGCAAGATGAGCAAGAAGATGATCTCTTTGCCCCGTCTGAAGGCTTATTTGGATCTGGTGGTGGATTATTCGATCAACCAAAAGGAG ATCTTTTCGAGGGAGTGGAGAACTTGGATGATGAAAATTCCTTGGAAAATACGTCCAGTGAGGAAGAAGAGAAGCACATTGAAAAGGCTCCGGTTCAAAAATCTAAACCAAAGTTTGCTCCCCATGGCGGAGTTTCAGTGTTCGGGGGAGCAATTAAAAAGGGATTTTTTAAT aaaaatgaaaatggtgATGAATCGGAAGAAGAAGGACGGACGCCACCTGATGCACAGAATCCAGTGAAGCCACAAACAGCTGACATGTTTGACGAGAGTGACAGCGATGATGGCGATTTGTTCGTGTCAGTtgcaaaagcaacaaaaaaag aaACAAGTACTCCTAAACAACCTGCTGTTCAGTCAAGTGACTTGTTTGATGAAAGTGAAAATGAGGATGATCTCTTTGATGAAAGCAGTTCAGCTGCCGCAATAAAAG AACCCGAAGATACTCCACCCAAGTCAAAACGTCCAACAGGCGGTGTGTCAATGTTTGGCAGTGGAGGCAGTGCCTTACAAACAGCACTTGCAAAAGCTTCAAACAGACGCCCCTCAACTTCGTCAGCTGAG GCCAAAGCAAATAATTCCGCCACTCGACAATCAGGGACGATTAATTTATCCAAAAATACAAATGTCCTGTCTTCAAATCGTAAATCGTTATTTTCGACTGACAGTGACGATAACCAACTTTTTGGCCCAACACCAAGTAaatccaaaacaaaaaagccaTCCGAGAAAAAAGAGAAGCTGATCAATAAAAGGGGATTGTTTATGAATTCAGAATCAAGTGATGAAGATCTGTTTAATTCCGCAAACAAAAGCAAATCATCACCATTAACTTCGAAAAATCAAAGAACTGCTTCAATTAAGAACGTTAATTCAAAGAATTCTAATCAGTTTGAAAAGActcgaaaaatttcaaatgatttttttcctGATGCTGCTGACAATGATTTGCCAACTAAAAAGCAATCACAACCAAAAGCAGCTGTGAAAAACAGCTCCAAGGCTAATCTGTTCAGCACGATTGGCAGTGATAATGATGAGAATGATTTATTTGCATCAAGTATTAAATCTTCTTCCAAATCTAAACCAACCTCATCAAGTTTGAAActg ACTGATAgttatgatgatgatgatgatggtTTATTCGGTGACAAGCCTCCTCCTCTCAAGAGCAATGTGTCTTCCTCATCATCCCTCACTTCGAGCAAATCTCAAACTTCAAAGAGTCAAACTCCAAAATCCAGTCGCACTCAGCGTGGCCTCTTTGATGAAAGTGATGAAGATGAACCGATCATAAAGCCTCCAACATCATCAAGAAAATCCAAGGAACCTGTTCAGACGAAATCTACGAAGCCTCCGTCAAATAAAAAGGGGTTGTTTGATGACAGTGAAAGTGATGATGACCTTTTCTCTGGAATGAAGTCAGCAACTAGTGTCAAACCATCTTCTGCCAAGAAGCCCAAAAAG AAGAATGACTTGTTTAACGACAAAGACCCCGAGATTACATCGAAGCCGGAAATTGCTTCTTCGAAACGAAACAAGCCAAAGCCAATGAAAG ATTTATTCGATAGCGACAGTGAAGAAGAGGGCGATGGTGACCTCTTTTCTGCTTCTAAGGCAAAACCTTCTGCCAAGTTGGAAGCTTTGCCAACTGATAATGACACGGAAGCAG GTGATGTtgttgaaaaagaagaagaggctGTGATTCCGAAAAAGAAGCTTGCAGGAGCTGTGTCCATGTTTGGAGCAGCTGGTGGGGAACTGCTGGCAGCTATCAGCAAGCAAAG GTCGCATTCACAGTTGTCCAGTGCATCAAGCAAGGGTGGAAAACTCTCTGAATCTTCATCAACAATTGAAGAAAATAAGAGCAAAGTAACTCCAGCAGGTGAAGCTTCGAAATCCCCCATTGATGCTCTCTTTGGTGATGAACCTTCGAAGAATTTCACTTCTGCAGACGCCACAAATGTGACCGCCAAACCATTTTCCATGGCTTCTGCCACTAAAACCACGCCAGTCACTAAAGTATCTGCTCCTACTGCAAAATCAAGTATCGGTAAACTTCAG tCGAACCTGGCAATAAACCCGAGTGCTTTGCTACCGGGTGCAGCACCAAAAATCGTTTCTACAGTTGATGTCGATGCTCCGCTAGAGAGCGCTACGAAGACAAGATCACGTGGACAAGCTGGCAGGAGGCCACCGAGCCGCCAGGCGCGGAAAAAAATTGCTCAAAATGCCGCTGATG ATATTTTTGCACCGCCACCCACCAGCGTTGAACCTATCCGTGAAAAGACAAAATTGTTCGACTCATCTGATAACAAAAAAGCAGATGAAGTTAAAGAAAAGGATAAAACAACTTCAGACGACCTCTTAG ATGGTTTGTTGTCAAATTCGAAAAGTAAATCCATGGCAACAGCAAACAAGCCCAAAACAGCTCTCCCGGATATTTTTG GAGACGACTCCGCGGATGACTTTCTCCAACTTCCGAAAACTTCGAAATCGACAACGAACGAAATATTTGGGGACGACGACGATCTTTTTAAAAGAGACTCCAACACATCTAAGAAGCTAGCGCCGACCGAGGATCCTTTTGCCGTCGATTTCGACATGAAATCGGAGTCCAAATCTTCATCCGTAAAAAATGCCAAAAAGAAGAGCAAGAAATTGGATTTGTTTGCAAATGACGATCTTTTTGCCGATCTGGATGACCTGCCTGTGAAATCCgaaaaaacgaagaaaaatgCTCCTGTGTTGTTTGAG GATGAAGATATCTTCGGTGATCTGGATCTTTCTTCCAAAAAcaagacgaaaaataaaccaaaagaCAGCACTACCAAGTCCAATGCTTTAGCCGTG GACAACACCGACGACATATTTGGCGACCTCACGATGCCGACTACTGCgtcaacaaaaaaatcaaagccAAAAAACAAAGCCGTTCCCAAAAAAGATCTTTTTGAGGATGACATTGACTTATTTGGGGATCTCCCCGTTTCGAAACCGCAGTCGAAAAAGGCGACTAAGAAAAGCACTGACGCGCCAGCTAAATCAATTTTCGACAACG ACGACATTTTTTCGAGCATTCCAACAACGTCAAAAACGACCAGCgcgaaaaaaacaaaaacaaaaccgtCCCAGGACAAGACTCAAAAGGATAATGAAGATTTATTTGACGATCCTCTTAACGCACTGCTTGGGCCATAA